cccttacctaacactatgggcaatttagcatggccaactcacctgaccctgcacatctttggactgtgggaggaaaccggagcacccggaggaaacccacgcagacacagggagaacgtgcaaactccacacagtcagtcgcccgaggtgggaattgaacccgagtctctggcgctgtgaggcagcagtgctaaccactgtgccaccgtgccaccccgcaTAGTAATCATTCATATTATACTAATTACAGGGGAACCTCgtttatccgaataccaattatccgaaaatcagattatccaaaggagatctccaGGTACCGATGGAAACATTACAAAGACATGTTTCCAACAGTGTCCGCGTCTTTTGttcagtgattaaacaggcaccgtcttCTATTGACCGActgcctgccccctctctctcccctactttCCCTGGTGTTCTACACAAGGGTGTACTCAAAACCcttcttccccagataatctctccaacattcggtccaactcgcccatgccgaccagttatcctaacctaatctagtcccatttgccagcgcttgaCCCATACcccttgaaacccttcctattcatgtacccatccaaatgcctcttaaatgttgcaattgtaccagcctccaccacatcctctggcagctcattccatacacgccccACACTCTGCCTGGAAAAATTGTTCCTTAGGTCCCCtttacatttttcccctctcaccccaaacctataccctctagttctggactcccccacctcagggaaaagacattgtctgcttatcctatccatgccccttatgatttaataaacctctataaaggtcactccttagcctgcgaaggtccagggaaaacagccccagcctgttcagccactccctatagctcaaatcctccaaccctggcaacatccttgtaaatcttttctgaaccctttcaagtttcacaacatctttccgacaggaaggagaccagaattacacacaatattctaacagtggcttaaccaatgtcctgtacagctgcaacatgacctcccaactcctgtactcaatactctgaccaataaaggtatatataccaaacgccttcttcactatcctatctacttgcaactctactttcacggagctatgaaactgcactccaaggtctctttgttcagcaacactccccaggacctgccaagatttacttttccaaaatgcagcactttacatttatttaaactaaactccatctatcactcctcagctcattggcccatttgatcaagatcccgttgtactgaggtaacctccttctctgtccactacatctccaattttggtgtcatttgcaaacgtactaattatacctcctatgctcatatccaaattatttatataaatgacaaaaagtagtgaacccagtaCCAATTCTGGCGGCACTCCAGTGATCAcgggcctccagtttgaaaagcaaccctccaccaccactcttctTTCAAGctagttcagtatccaaatggctagctctccctgtattccatgagatctaactccgctaaccagtctcccatggggaaccttgtcgaactccttactgaagttcatatagatcacgtgcatcactctgccctcaatcttcttcactgcgtttttttttttaagatgccctacagtgcggaaacaggcccttcggcccaacaagtccacaccgacataTCCACacagtcaattcacctgacctgcactgtgggaggaaactggagcacctggagaaaacccacacagacacgggagaatgtgcatactccacacacagtcagaggctggaatcgaacctgggcccctggcgctgcgaggcagcagtgctaacactgagctaccgtgccgcccattcttcaaaaaactcaattaatttCACAAGACATGATTACCCATGCactaagccatgctgactatccctaattagtctccacctttccaaaatacatgtaaatcctgtccctcaggattccctctgacaacctgcccaccaccaacatcaggctcatcggtctatagttccctggcttgtccttaccatctttcttaaataacagcactacattagccaatctccagttttccgacacctcacctgtgactatcaatgaaagaaatatctcagcaaggggcccagcattcacttcactagcttcccacagagttctagggtacacatgatcaggttctgaggatttatccacttatccgtttcaagacatccagcacctcctccactgtaatgtggacatttttcaagatgtcactatctatttcctcacattctatatcttccatgttcttctccacagtaaacactgatgcaaaataaccccctctcctgcggctccacacataggctgccttgctcatctttgaggggccctgttctctccctagttaccctattATGCTTGATACATTTATAAAAATCCGTTAGATTAGccctaaccctatttgccaaagctatctcatgtcccctttttgccctcctggtttccctcttaagtatactcctactgcctttgtactctgcACCAGGTGTTTGACATCTTTTTAATTGTTATACTTCTTTTATTATAATAAACACagaaaatagaacattacagcacagaaattgacCCTTCACCCCACCACTTCTGTACTGACCATCCTAAACTAATCTGATGTACCTGTACATGGTACATAtatctctattccctgcctgccAAACTCTAAAAACTGTTAAACATTACTTTTGTGTCTGCTTCTATCATCTCCCTTTGATGTGTGCTCTGCACACGTATCACcctctttattaaaaaaaaacattttaaattcatTCGAGAAATGCGGGCATGCATagccaggtcagcatttattacccatcgttaactgcccagaaggcagttaagtgtcaaccacatgaCTGTGATCTAGAGTCatgtgtagaccagaccaggtaaggacaaccATTTCCTTTCCTAAATGGCACTGGTgagccagatggggttttcctgacattggtgatgaccatgaaaccaaactcctaattccagatatttactgaatTCAATTTTCACCATCTCACACGGCAAGATTTGAACCTGCATCCCTGGGACattaccagggtctctggattaatagtttaaCTATAATACCACTAGATCACATTCCACATCATTAGTCTCACACTTTAATTTTTTCCTTCTCCCCTTCAACCTAGTATTTCCCTAGTatataagaaaaaaaaatcaactacCAAACCCATTCATGACCTCTCAATTTTATACACtgctattaggtcacccctcagcctctgatgttgcAGCagaagcttgtccaacctctccttagagctaatacactccaatccaggcaacattgtGATAAACCACTTTTGCGCACTCTTCAAAGCCTCCACAAGTGCACATAATCCTCCAGAGTGGCTTAACTAAAAAGTCATcaacagctgcaatatgacttgccaacttttggAATTAATGCCCCacctgatgaaggcaagcatccatATGCCTCCTTGACCACCTTATTCAGTTATTGTTAAAACAATCTGCAGCCTTGCAtgtttgtgtttcagtgaaagaccataATGTTAATTGGAAAAAAACAACAAAATATGGCCTATCAAATTAGATTTCATTCGGTGATCTAACTAGTCCAGGAGTAATATCAGATGATGTCATAAGTGTTGCTtatcaaaactgtacacattaAACTTCAGTACCCCAATACTTGGCTACCACAATTAAAAGGGGACAGAGATTTTGAGCAGGATTCCTCTTGCCAACaggaacaaacaaaaaaaaacatgcttTTCAGCTCTTACCATATCCTGCCATTGAAGCACCATGAGGACCCTCCATCGCATTCTGATTTTCTTCTGCTAGAGCTCGGACATATCTTTTACTGAGTTCCAGTATCTGTTCACGCAGTTCTATGCTGCTTTGGTGCTTTGGATGCTGGAATGTATATCGGAGCAACACCAAGCCCCAAATAAATCCAAAAATCAGCAGCAAAACACTTAGCTTCTGAGATGGATTTCTTCTGAACAGACTTCCAAACATGATTGTCCAACTACAGCTTCTCTTTGCAAATAAACCAGTCACATCATGAGCATCTTAATGTTTAGAATCCTTTATGTGAGTGTATTCATCAGTTCATCACTTTAAAGCCCTTTCATCTGACGTTCACCTTCTGACCTGTAAAATGTAAGGAAATGTATTCTTTAGAATAGAGAGTGAGCCAACtttctttttaaattaaaaattgaTCACAAAAAAATCCATAAATTCCTTATATTGCTCTACAGCCAAAGTGGAAATTAAAAACAAGAAAAATTAGACAAAAAAAACCCACTAAGTTTACTGTATCAGTGTCAACTCTATTTTTTtgttcttttatatttttccttgCTGCTTTAAGGTCgatcaatctcagttttgaatataCTTATTGTCTGGGCAAACATCACCTCTGTGATAGACAGTTACAAAGATTCATGACCCATCTAATAAACGAATCACTCATCTCAGCCCTAATTGGCCACAAGTTTATCTTAATATTGCCCTACAATTTGAGTCTCAAACCAGGGAAAACATCGGTCAGCGTCATTAGAAATtttgtgtttcaatgagatcacctctcatctaAACTCCAAAAGATAAATACAGGCCTATTCTACACAATTTATTTTCATGAGTTAGTTCTTTCACACTAGTCGTCATTCCAGTGAACGTTGTTTCAAAATATATCCTTCATTAGGCTAGagagcaaaacaaaacaaaaagggaCCAACACCTATTGGTGTGTGTACACAATTTTGGGTGGGGCAGGCCAAGGAAGGAGACATCAAATCCTTGACTTTAGAAAACGAGTAAAGAATTATACTGAACCATTCTAAAACAATGGAGGAATGGAAAATTGCTAGGGTTGAGACCCTCATTCAAAAGGAGGAGATGGCAAAAAGCAGGAAGCTATAGGCTGATGTGCCTTGTCTATTATTTAAGAAATGTTGGAATTGATCATTAATGAAGTAAAACAACACATTTGAAAAATCAAAATCTAATCAGAGTCAGCACCGCTTCATGAAAGAAAAAATCATGTCGGACTCATTTAATAGAATTTTTCAAGGAAGTATCAACCAGAGGGGATAGAGGGAATGAGTAGATGTGTTGtaattggatttccagaaggccttcaACATGGTATCTCACGAAAGGCAGTCATAAATGCCCACCATATTGTAGGTAATATATTGGTTAATGGGTAGGAAACAGCAAGTGATGATAAACGGTTCTCTTCCAGGTTTGTAATTTGTAACTTGTAACAACTTGATACACACATCTCCAGAGATCAGTGCCAGCACAAcagcattatatattaatgacttggaggaaggaagcaaatgtactgcagtcatagatagatagatttttcatCAATAGGAAAATCAAGGGTTACACAAACATAGGTGTAAAGGCAAGCTTTGGGAAGGATACTAACAGTTTACACAGAAATTGATGGTTTAAATCAGCAAAATGTtgacaaatggagtataatgtaggaaatgtTGAAGTTGTGCATTTTGGGAGAAtaaaaattatttaaatgaagaaaaattgcagaaagctgcaacatgaagGGACTTGCAGGCATCTGAAACACAAAGTTAGCACACTGGTAAAGCAATTAATCAGCAAGGATAATGGAATGTTGGTCCTTCTTTCAAGGAGATTGATgtatcagaagtagggatgtctcAATCTAACTCTACAAAGGTGCTGGTgtaaccacatctggagtactgtgagcagttttggttcctttatttaaagaaagataccatttcattggatgcagttctgaaaagattcacaagaacaATCCTTGGCACGGAGAGATTATCTTATGAGTAAAGGCTACATTGGTTTGGACCCTACTTAGTGGAGTTTAGAACAataaggtgatcttattgaaacatagattTTTAAGGGGTTTGGCAGGGTAAATGCGGAGAGGATGTTCCTTCTCATGGGAAAACACAATCTCGAAATAAAGAATGCTAATTTAACTCATTGCCACAGACCACAGTGAAGGCAGACTCCTTTATAATACTTAAGGccgagatagatagatttttaatcaataggaaaatcaagggttacagggggCTGAGGTCATTCTTCTTCATACAAGGAAAATTAAGAAAAATATAAAGAGCTATAATAAACTAAAAAGAGAAGCTGGTTCAGGCATAAGAGTTGCTAATTGAAAGACACAGATTTGAggctgttaaaaaaaaaatcagagacaACATGAGAAAACTTTTTTTAATGCAAGTAGTTATATGAAAAGCACTAACTGTTGGAAGCAGTTTccataataattttaaaaatgaattggATAAAGATTTGAAAAGAAATTATGGACTCGAATAAAAGAAAAATGTCAGGGAGGGAAGCTAACTCTATTTAAAAAAAGAGATGGGACAAGCACAATAGACTAACTAGCTTCCACTTGTATTGCATCATTTTTGAAGAAAATTTGGAGTTTGTTGCTTTATACAGGGCAAAACAATGGAATAATTGCTTACTAAGCATTTCAATATGCAATTTTTGCAGTAAACAATTCAAGATCAACTTACAACAATTTGTTAGCAATGTCTAGTTAGTAGGATTGCACCGCATACAGGAAAGTCAAGGAGGTGTTTCATTGAATTCCATTTCATTTATCTTCAGTGTTCTATGTTAAACAATAGGTTTGCTAAGAGaaaaatcaaaaaaaaacttcaattaATTGACTTATGCTTTTTATTTTTGAGAGAACCATTTAAGAAGCTTTACCTTCAAAAATACGTTTGATCTAGTAGAATGCTGCAGCTATTGTTTTCGCAGTGGCAAATATCTCATTAGAACGTACTGCAACAGAGTTATACAATGCTGCAAATTACATTGGAACCTTTTAAAATAAATAGTTGTGTTATTCTAAATAATGTCTTGCATAAAAATAATTAATTACATGTTTCTTTTAATTTGCTTCTTACTCAGAAGCTGATACTATACAATGTGATTAGATAACAAGGTTTTTTCCAGTGACTGACTCACGTGCAACAGAGTTTGCTATAGCCCAGCCTGCTCCAAGTCAAACATGTCTTTT
The nucleotide sequence above comes from Chiloscyllium punctatum isolate Juve2018m chromosome 8, sChiPun1.3, whole genome shotgun sequence. Encoded proteins:
- the ccdc126 gene encoding coiled-coil domain-containing protein 126 isoform X2; this translates as MFGSLFRRNPSQKLSVLLLIFGFIWGLVLLRYTFQHPKHQSSIELREQILELSKRYVRALAEENQNAMEGPHGASMAGYADLKRTIAVLLDDILQRLGKLENRVDDMLISSLTNSTNNTNTNPVSAASNKQMNVQACKN
- the ccdc126 gene encoding coiled-coil domain-containing protein 126 isoform X1 encodes the protein MFGSLFRRNPSQKLSVLLLIFGFIWGLVLLRYTFQHPKHQSSIELREQILELSKRYVRALAEENQNAMEGPHGASMAGYADLKRTIAVLLDDILQRLGKLENRVDDMLISSLTNSTNNTNTNPVSAASNKQMNVQGSIR